Proteins from a single region of Anser cygnoides isolate HZ-2024a breed goose chromosome 18, Taihu_goose_T2T_genome, whole genome shotgun sequence:
- the SLC6A4 gene encoding sodium-dependent serotonin transporter: MEKKATSNETQLLTSKKDVSGCNEEDDCRENELLIRNPKSAMRLVEDGNKVHPSQGDKEEAAPISNGYSGVQSSGPCNGMGGVEDAQCTAPAATTTTTTTTSATCRAEGQQQLMELEDRETWSKKIDFLLSVIGYAVDLGNVWRFPYICYQNGGGAFLIPYTIMAIFGGIPLFYMELALGQYHRNGCISIWRKICPIFKGIGFAICIIDLYVASYYNTIMAWAFYYLVSSFTTELPWTSCTNAWNTGNCTNYFSKDNVSWTLYSISPAEEFYTRQVLQVHRSNGLDDLGGISWQLTLCLLLIFTIVYFSIWKGVKTSGKVVWVTATFPYIILFILLVRGATLPGAWRGVLYYLKPDWQKLLATEVWVDAAAQIFFSLGPGFGVLLAYASYNKFHNNCYQDALVTSTVNCMTSFVSGFVIFTVLGYMAEMRNEDVSEVAKDTGPSLLFITYAEAIANMPASTFFAIIFFLMLLTLGLDSTFAGLEGVITGVLDEFPHVWSKRRELFVLGLIIICFLGSLATLTFGGAYVVKLFEEYATGPAVLTVVFLEAVAVAWFYGITQFCNDVKEMLGFAPGWYWRVCWVAISPIFLLFVTCSFLSNPPELRLFDYNYPYWTTVLGYCIGTSSVICIPIYMVYRLIVTPGTLKERILKSITPETATEIPIGDIRMNAV, from the exons atggaaaaaaaggcaacGAGCAATGAGACTCAGCTGCTGACTTCCAAGAAAGATGTCTCAGGCTGCAATGAAGAAGATGACTGCAGAGAGAATGAACTTCTGATCAGGAACCCTAAATCTGCCATGCGGCTAGTGGAGGATGGGAACAAAGTCCATCCCAGCCAGGGAGATAAGGAGGAGGCAGCTCCGATCTCAAATGGCTACTCAGGGGTTCAGAGCTCTGGTCCTTGCAATGGGATGGGAGGGGTGGAAGATGCCCAGTGCACTGCCCCCGCAGCCACGACCACCACCACGACCACCACCTCCGCCACCTGCAgagctgagggccagcagcagctgatggagCTGGAAGACAGAGAGACCTGGAGCAAAAAAATTGACTTTCTACTCTCTGTCATCGGGTATGCAGTGGATCTGGGAAACGTGTGGAGATTTCCTTACATATGCTATCAAAACGGAGGAG GAGCATTCCTCATTCCGTACACAATCATGGCCATCTTTGGAGGTATTCCTCTCTTCTATATGGAACTAGCGTTAGGACAGTACCACAGGAACGGGTGCATCTCAATCTGGAGAAAAATATGTCCCATTTTCAAAG GAATTGGCTTTGCCATCTGTATAATTGATCTTTACGTGGCCTCCTACTACAACACCATTATGGCGTGGGCCTTTTACTACCTCGTGTCCTCCTTCACGACGGAGCTGCCATGGACCAGCTGCACAAACGCCTGGAACACAGGCAACTGCACGAACTACTTCAGCAAGGACAATGTCAGCTGGACCCTGTACTCCATCTCTCCTGCAGAAGAATTTTATAC cCGCCAAGTTCTACAGGTGCATAGGTCCAATGGGCTGGATGACCTGGGGGGCATTAGCTGGCAATTGACCCTCTGTTTATTGTTAATCTTCACCATTGTATACTTCAGCATCTGGAAAGGGGTCAAAACATCTGGCAAG GTGGTGTGGGTGACTGCCACATTCCCATACATCATCCTCTTTATCCTGCTAGTGAGAGGTGCAACTCTGCCTGGAGCCTGGAGAGGTGTCCTCTACTACCTGAAACCTGACTGGCAGAAACTCCTGGCCACTGAG GTTTGGGTGGATGCAGcagctcagatttttttctcccttggtCCAGGTTTTGGGGTCTTATTGGCTTATGCCAGCTACAACAAGTTCCATAACAACTGCTACCA AGACGCTCTGGTTACCAGTACCGTGAACTGCATGACTAGTTTTGTGTCTGGATTTGTCATTTTCACTGTGCTGGGATACATGGCTGAGATGAGGAATGAAGATGTATCAGAAGTTGCCAAAGACACTG GACCCAGTCTGCTCTTCATTACCTACGCCGAGGCCATTGCAAACATGCCTGCTTCAACTTTCTTTGCCATCATATTTTTCCTGATGTTACTCACGCTGGGATTAGACAGCACG tttgcagGACTAGAAGGAGTGATTACTGGAGTACTGGATGAATTCCCTCATGTCTGGAGCAAACGCAGGGAATTGTTTGTCCTTGGTCTGATCATCATTTGCTTTTTGGGCTCATTAGCAACCCTGACATTT GGAGGCGCATATGTGGTGAAGCTGTTTGAAGAGTACGCCACCGGCCCAGCTGTCCTGACAGTGGTGTTCCTGGAAGCAGTTGCTGTGGCCTGGTTCTACG GCATCACCCAGTTTTGCAACGATGTGAAGGAAATGCTCGGCTTTGCCCCAGGCTGGTACTGGCGAGTTTGCTGGGTAGCAATTAGCCCCATCTTCCTTTTG tttgtcaCTTGCAGCTTTCTGTCCAACCCTCCTGAGCTACGACTTTTTGATTATAATTACCCCTACTGGACCACAGTGTTGGGTTACTGCATAGGAACCTCTTCTGTCATCTGCATTCCGATCTACATGGTTTATCGGCTGATCGTCACTCCAGGAACACTGAAGGAG CGTATTCTGAAAAGCATCACTCCAGAAACAGCTACAGAAATTCCTATTGGAGACATCCGCATGAATGCAGTTTAA